CGACGCCCTGCTGCGCAGTCTGGGCGTGACGCGCGTACACCTGGTGCTGCACGACTTCGGCGGCCCCTGGGGACTGGCCTGGGCCGCCGCCCATGCCGCGCAGGTCGCCAGCCTCACCCTCATCAACATCGGCATCATGCGCGGCTATCGCTGGCATTACATGGCGCGCCTGTGGCGCACGCCGCTGCTCGGCGAACTGGTGCAGGCCAGCACCACACGCTGGGGCTTTCGCCTCAGCCTCAAGCACGGCAATCCGCGCGGCCTGCCGCCAGACTTCGTCGAGCGCACCTGGCGCAATTACGACCGCGCCACGCGGCGCGCGGTATTGAAGCTGTATCGCGCCACCGACGCACTCGATGAATCGGCCGGCGCCGTGCACGATGCACTGCGCCCGCACGACATCCCGTGCCTGGTGCTATGGGGCCAATGCGACCCCTACGTGCCGTGGCGCTTCGCCGAGCAGCAGCGCGAGACCTTCCCGCGCGCCGACATCGTCTACCTGGAAGACAGCGGCCATTGGCCGTTCATCGACAATCCGCGCGCGGTGTCGGCTGCCGTAGGCGCTTTCGTGGCGGCGCAGGTGTCGCGAAGTTGAAGTGGGTTCAGGCGCCGATGAATGTCAGACTGAAGTCTGACCAACCCACAAGCGATGCATGACGCCATGCGACCAGTTCACGCGGCAGCCGCGGCTTCCGCCGACATTGGGCAAGCCATGACATGCCATCTGGGCCAGGCTTCGGCCCGACATTGGGCAGGCTGAGGCCGGCAGGGTGGCGCTGGCGACAGTGGGCCACGCGGGCGGGGGGCGCGGAGCGTCATGGCATGCATTGTGGGCCAGGCTTCAGCCTGACATTGGGCAGGCCATGACATGCATTGTGGGCCAGGCTTCAGCCTGACATTGGGCAGGCCATGACATGCATTGTAGGCCAGGCTTCAGCCTGACATTGGGCAGGCCATGACATGCATTGTGGGTCAGGCTTCAGCCTGACATTCGAAAGCGGAGAGCATTGTCTGTGCAAACATCGAGAGACCCGCCATGAAGCACGACGACGCCATCCACCAGCGCATGCTCGCTGCCGCCGGTCCCCGGCGGCGGGGTCGCATGCCGGATATGGCCTGAG
The nucleotide sequence above comes from Pseudomonadota bacterium. Encoded proteins:
- a CDS encoding alpha/beta hydrolase — its product is MRIDGIRTPCHDSGGNAHEAVLLVHGNPGSGDDWLPLMADIAPLARCLAPDLPGFGTADKPADFNYTVAGYAAHLDALLRSLGVTRVHLVLHDFGGPWGLAWAAAHAAQVASLTLINIGIMRGYRWHYMARLWRTPLLGELVQASTTRWGFRLSLKHGNPRGLPPDFVERTWRNYDRATRRAVLKLYRATDALDESAGAVHDALRPHDIPCLVLWGQCDPYVPWRFAEQQRETFPRADIVYLEDSGHWPFIDNPRAVSAAVGAFVAAQVSRS